AAGGAAATCGGCTGGCGGTTGCAACAGACGAGGATGTCCTCGTTTGGAATCGGGACGAATTCGATCCGGCAGGATTCGGACCAGCGCATGCGGTTGGCTACAACGACGAACTGATCGCTGCTGGGAGTGGGCGGATCTCCCGGTCTGTGGAGAACGACTGGAGCGCGCTCGGAGTGTCCGAGTCGGGGGATAAAATCGATGTTCGTGCGATTGACGGTGATTTGATCGCGAGCTCAGACGGCGTTTATCGCCTCTCAGACGGTGCGAACGGTGTCGGATACGTTCCGGTCGGCCTGAACAACGCACGAGACGTTTCGTCTGTTCCGATCCCGCTTGTCGCCACCGCGACTGGACTGTATCAGCTCAAAAACGGATGGGTGAACGTTCTCGATGCTGACGTCCACCTCATCGAGAGTGACGGCACACGGATCCACGCAGCGACCGACGAGGCACTGTACGCTCCATGTAAGTCTGAGAACACGAGTGAGCACCAATCTCACAACGCGCAGTCCGATGAGTGGGAGCGACTCGAACTACCGGTTGCAGAGCAAATTGCGGGCATCGGCCACGGTGAATCGACCTACGCGGTCACAGTAGATGGAACGTTTCTCATCGAATCCGACGACGGCTGGCACACCCGATCGCTCGGGCTTTCGGATGTGTCTGGACTGGCAGTACGGTGAACGGAAACCGGTTTAACCGCCGCTGCGCACTCCATTCATATGATACTTCCCGGAGCTGCGTCGCAGTCGCTCGCTGCCGCGCTCGCAGCCGAGACGAACGACGCGCTCGCTGTCGTCGAGCGGACCCGCTTTGCAGACGGTGAATTCAAAATTCGCACCGATTCCGTGGACGATCGAGCAATAATCGTCGCTTCGACAGTTTCTAGCGACGCACACATCGAGCTCCTCCAGCTCCAAGACATTGCGAGTCAGCATGCCGAGGAAGTCGTTACCGTGCTCCCCTACATGGGATACGGCCGACAGGACGAGGCGTTTAGCGCGGGCGAGCCTGTCTCAGCACGTGCTATCGCGCGCGCCATTTCGACAAGTACGGATCGCGTGCTCACAGTCACGCCGCACGAACCCGACATCTGCGAGTGTTTCGATGTACCGTGTGAGAGCGTTGACGGCGCACCGTTGCTAGCTGATTCGCTTCCAGAGAACCTTTCAGAGCCGCTCTTTCTTGCTCCCGATGAAGGCGCGATCGATCTCGCAGACGCCGTCCGTACTGCCTACGGAAACGGCGAGACCGACTATTTCGAGAAAACACGTGATCACGACACCGGTGAGATCGAACTCTCACCGAGCGAGACGGACGCCGCTGACCG
The nucleotide sequence above comes from Halocatena marina. Encoded proteins:
- the prs gene encoding ribose-phosphate diphosphokinase, whose product is MILPGAASQSLAAALAAETNDALAVVERTRFADGEFKIRTDSVDDRAIIVASTVSSDAHIELLQLQDIASQHAEEVVTVLPYMGYGRQDEAFSAGEPVSARAIARAISTSTDRVLTVTPHEPDICECFDVPCESVDGAPLLADSLPENLSEPLFLAPDEGAIDLADAVRTAYGNGETDYFEKTRDHDTGEIELSPSETDAADRDVVVTDDIIATGSTMSKAIERLRTQDVGRVFAVCVHPMLAANARTKLEKAGIEAIYGTDTLERSVTTVSVAPVIADAL